The following DNA comes from Hordeum vulgare subsp. vulgare chromosome 3H, MorexV3_pseudomolecules_assembly, whole genome shotgun sequence.
TGTCATTTTGTTTGTCTACAGGACATTGCATCATGGGTGTGTGGCTACATGGATCTGTCCTTCGGCCATCTGGTAGCCCTGTTTGTCATCACCCCACGATGCTGTTGGTGCCTTCTCAAGTTGCTTGACTGCTGCATGAACCAAATTGAGCAGTACAATGGCGATTTCGCTGAAGTTCGTCACAGTATGATTCAGGTATACCTGCCATGTCTTCTGGGTAGACGCTTCTACATATACTAGAGTGTCATTGCAGTCTGGATTACATCAACGCGAAAGGTCTAAGTGCCCTTTGTTTGAGACCAGTACATGATTTTTTTCcatggcttctttctcatgtataGATTGTCTACCAATTATTATGGTGATGGGCATAGGTATTGACTTTTGTGGGTAATATAAGTAGTGTAGTTGTCACTGGTTGTTTTAGTTGCTATGGATTTGTTGTGGTTTATGATCATGCTCCTGAAGTTGCACACTATACTTGGGCACCATGCCTGTGTTTTGATATGAATACCTTAAGCTCTGTACCGGTCCTTGCTTGCTCTTGTAGTTGGTGAAATCGACTCTGTTAGAAATCCTGCTATTGATGTGGCAAATAATAATCGATGTCTCTTGGTACAAGAAGACAAGGGAGCCTCGTGGTACCGGCATGGTGGTAGTCTGAGTCGAGCACTGACCACTTTGCTCTGCCTATTGTCTCAGCCTCTTAGGGTTCGCCATTCTACATTGAAGGGAAAAGGGCGCCACTCTACCTTGAAGTTGATAGAGACGGGCTCAAGGACAATCGGTCGTACGGTGGTCATTGCATTGTGGTGCTGACGATGACGGCCAAGCTCTTATCATTGCCCAAAGGATGAATTTTGTGGGACCTCACCATCTGTTTCCTTGGTTCAGGTGAGACCTTGGTcttctctccttctctgagaTGGTACCGGTCATCAAGCCGATGACTTAGTTCGCGTGTGCTCAATGAACCATCTAAGATTGAATCATGTTATGCATTCAACGACATCTAGAACCATTCTCGTTATTTTGGTATTCATGCAACAACTGTTATTTCTTGTTTATAGCGGTGTATCGTGATGAAGTAACTCTTGTCCTTGTCTATCAGCTTGAAGTGTCCTCAGTCAGGAGAAGGCTCCAATAACTTTATGGTTGGTGGATCTACACCTGCCCAAGCAAGCCAAGTGACACGCACTGCGGCTCAAGATGCTTCGACCTGCACGCCACAATGATCACTCGAGGTAGTTGTCTATGCTTGTGCATTATTCATGCTTGTGTCTTGTCGTTGGTTGTGTCTCTCAATTCCCAACTTGTGCATTGCTGATAGTAGAGCCCAAAGTGTTGATCCTTGTATTATTCATACTTCTTAGCTTCAATTTGAAACTTATATGTTGATGCTTGTTGACTCTTGTGCCTTATCGATCATTTGCAATTTAGCTTTGGAAACTCATGCGTGTGGTAATGAACTTACAGGTTTGCATCACGAATGCCGTCGATGGTGGGCATACATGCTGCGATggacactcattgcatattgtAGGTTGAACTCATGCTTTCGTTTCTGAACTCTTGTTGCATATGTAATGTTGTTGTGAACCCTCCTTGAATATGTATGCATTCTTTTGTGGAACTATATTGGATATGTATGAGTGTGTGGACTTCGAACTCATCATCGGTTTGTTCTTGTTGTGAACTTGTAATATATTGGATATGTATGCATGACCGTTTCGGTTGTGaaatcttgttgcatatgtacgCATGCTTTTGTGAAACTATATTGTTGTTGTGATCTATTGGATATGTAATatactgttgttgttgtgataTATGGATATATATTACATATATATAGTTATGTTGTTACAAAAAAAATGCTATTGCGCGCTATAAGCCGTGTGTCCCAGGCATTGACACCCGGCTTATAGGGCATCTGGGGCTGTAAGCCGTGTGTCCCTTGGGAGGCACCCGACTTATAGGGCATCCATGGCTTGGTCGTTTACAATTTTAGCCGAGGGCTCGGCCCTCGGTTTATGTGTGTCTAGCCTAAGCCCTCGGTTTATATATAACCCGTGTGTCCGGGCTCGGCCCTCGGCTTACATATAAACCGTGTGACTGTAGGCCCTCGG
Coding sequences within:
- the LOC123441045 gene encoding uncharacterized protein LOC123441045 isoform X1, with the protein product MWIWSSLQYDIASWVCGYMDLSFGHLVALFVITPRCCWCLLKLLDCCMNQIEQYNGDFAEVRHSMIQPLRVRHSTLKGKGRHSTLKLIETGSRTIGRTVVIALWC
- the LOC123441045 gene encoding uncharacterized protein LOC123441045 isoform X2 is translated as MDLSFGHLVALFVITPRCCWCLLKLLDCCMNQIEQYNGDFAEVRHSMIQPLRVRHSTLKGKGRHSTLKLIETGSRTIGRTVVIALWC